AATGCATAAACGCTTTCAAGAATATCTTCCAAAGATTTATCCTTGTATTTATTGACAATCGAACGAATAATTTGCTCTTCTTTCTCGGAAAATATATTAGCCATCTCTCCCCTTTTCTGATATTCAGGACTATCAATAGATATAAGGTAGTATCTTCTTCCGTTACAACTAATATTCTCGTTATAATGAATAATTCCCTTTGCACTCAAGTAACTAAGAATATCTTCCAATTCAGGTGGATATGGACCATAAAAATACTTCACATACGCAAAAGAACTAATCTTTTTATTTATTTTTGCGGACGCTTCGTTGTCAATTAAAAAAAGCAGTTTTACCAATTTCGTTTTGGTTATGGGGCCTGCAAGTTTAAGAACATTTAATATTAGTTCCTCGTTTTTTATTGCATTAGATACCATAATTTCGCCCCCCTTCCATATAGCTGAATATCTCACATTTTGAAGGGTTTTATATTCTAATCCGAAAGCAATCATTCACTTTTATACTACATATATTTTTATATTATCACATAATTTTCCATATCTCATCATTTGTCTATGTCTACTTCCCCTGAAGAAATAATAGTAGGGTCAAAAAATAGCATTTAGGCTTAGAAAAATAGAAAATAAATAGAGGACAGACACCATTTTTTCATAGAATAAGCACGCTAAACATGTGAGTAGCTTGGCTCTGCTAGGGATAAGCTTGACTTCGTCAGGGGTAAGCACTCCAGGAGAGTGGAGAACCGCTCCGCGGCTGAAGTGTAAGCCTTTATCTCAGACGCTTGAAAACGCTGTCATCTGGTGGGCCGAAGATAAGTAATGTTGGTGATGACGATCCGACCCGAACTATAATTAGAGGGTATGGTTAGATCTCTAACGTTAAAAAATCCCCCTCCAGTCAAAGCCGGAGGGGTGGAATAAAGGGAGGTCAATCTGCTTTTGCATTATGAAACGGAGGGGATTTTCTTCAACCATTCATGTCCAAAGGCATGGTTCAACCAACCTACAAGGGCATCAATTGCAAGACTAGTGATGAAAGTGAAAAGCCAATCTGGAATCTTGATCGCAATGCCGTGGTTTTCCAAAAACTTTTTCACTGCTAAAATTGCTTCGGATTTTTTCTTTGCTTTTTCATCCTGCGACAATTCAAACGACGCTTCTACTGCAAATACTGCTGTTCCGATCCCTTCTTTAAAAACGTTCCACCATTCAAACTTTCCAAACAAAAGGTCCAATACTGCAAAAGCCTTTTCGAGAATTTCCTCGAGCATACTTATTCCTCCTTCTCTTTTTTAAGTTTTTC
This genomic interval from Kosmotoga pacifica contains the following:
- a CDS encoding Panacea domain-containing protein, whose translation is MIAFGLEYKTLQNVRYSAIWKGGEIMVSNAIKNEELILNVLKLAGPITKTKLVKLLFLIDNEASAKINKKISSFAYVKYFYGPYPPELEDILSYLSAKGIIHYNENISCNGRRYYLISIDSPEYQKRGEMANIFSEKEEQIIRSIVNKYKDKSLEDILESVYALDSVEKATFGADIL